Genomic window (Mustela erminea isolate mMusErm1 chromosome X, mMusErm1.Pri, whole genome shotgun sequence):
tgaaaaggcaaccaacccaaaagaaaaatgggcaaagaataccAATAGGCAATGAGCAGAAGGACCTGGAATGATctacaaatatatgaaaagatgctcagggAAAATAGTATTTAGTATTCAGGGAAATACTGTCagactggcaaaaattaaaactcagaagTTGCCAGTGGTATGGTGTCATGGGAACATGTAGACCACTGGTAGGACCAGTAGCAAAATAaattggaaacaatctaaatgtacATCAACCGGGGAATGAGAAAATTAAGTGCCAATGGTTGTACTGTAGGTTGCTGTTCAGCAGTGAGATGACTGAAATTAGTACATACCTACATGGACTGATCTCAGAAAACAATGCTGAGAACAGGTTGACAGTAAGTGGGAGATAAAGGGAACTTCAGCTTTTCCTTacgtattttactctttttatttaaaaaaaaaaaaaaaaggaagatggagcacctgggtggctcagtcagttaaacatcggactcttggtttccactcagggtgtgatctcagggttggtgggatcgagccccgtgtcagtctctgtgctctgtggggagtctgcttgaagattctctcttcctctctttctctcaaataaataaatctttaaaaaatggaaaacaaaataaatgtggcAGTGTATTTCCACTGTGCATGGCAAGAACATACGTACTTGCTATATTCTTCTCTGAACTTCCCTGTATTTTGAAAGCTCTCAGTATAAGTGAAAGGTGTGGTGTGAGATGCTTCTGTTAAATATTCAATTTAGGGAACCACCATATTAAGGTACTAGTAACTTATATGTTAACCTTTCCAgggacacttttatttttattttttatttttttaaaagattttattcatttttttttgatagacagagatcacaagtaggcagagaggcaggcagagagagagacagagaggaagggaggcaagctccccgccgagcgagagcccgatgcggggctcgatcccaggaccctgggatcatgacctgagctgaaggcagaggccttaacccactgagccacccaggtgccccgggacacttttatttttaaagaaggctTCAGTGTTTAATCCAAAGCTTGAGGCACCATGCATTGCCATCACTCCGACCAAGTGATAGTCTCCCGTTAGGTTGGACAGCTCagagagaataaaacattttctcacTCAGTGAtggttttattctttataaatagAACTGCATTTAAAACAACTCCGCATGGAATGAAATTTAGAGCCAGGTTTATGGAAACATGGACACCTACATGCAAACAAATCCCTTCAAATTTGATCAAACATTGATTCTATCCTGCTCATCAACCTGGAGTGGACTgaacacaatttaaatatttcttggtttgtctgcTGAGTATCAAGTCTCGTCCAGAGCTTGGAGACTCCTATTCCCTTCACCCCCAATCAACTCTGCCAGTTGTTTAAATGGCTCGAATATTTCTGCAGCCACGGTTTTTAAGTGAGAGTTGTTTTATTGCTTTGGGCATGTTCCTTCTCCTAGCCAGTGCTCAGAATTTTAACTATCTCACTATtcaatttctctctgtctctttccatgGGGGAGAAACTGGATTTCTGATCCACACAGCTTGGCAAAGGCTAGCAGGGAGCAAGAGATTACAGCCAGATGTACATCTGCATGTCAGCAGCAAGAAGGTCTGGGATGGTGCTTTTTCAATCAGAAGGGAGTCATTTTCCCCCTCTCGAAGGAGAGGGCCTCCTCCCTCCCATCAGATATTTGGCGGCTAGATGCTCACTGATTAATTACTGAGGTTTTATCTACACACAACTGGTTTTCTAACAACAATCCTAGGAGGCTTCCAGTTAATTCCTGAATGCGCTTCTTATTTTCAAGAGAACTACCCTCCTTTCCCAaagcatagaaatagaaaataataaaatagttcaaagaacaaagcataatttttaaaaaagattttatttatttatttgagggagagagagagagttacagagagagcacgagaagggggagggttagagggagaagcagactcctcgctgagcagggagcccaatgtggggctcaatcccaggactctgggatcatgacctgagccaaaggcatttgcttcaccgactgagccatccaggtacccctaaagcataattttaaaacaaatgattcCACCACAATTtctaatattagaaaatcaagCACCAGTGGGAGAGTGTTTTCAGGGGCAGGGAAACATTTTGAGTACCCTTCCAATCAGAGCACCAAGCCaatcagttattttatttgcACATCACATGAGGTATCACTCTTAATCTCTTCTGGTCAAGTCCAGAAATCCATTTTATATTGGAAAGGTAAGGCAACATAGGCATCCTTTCTCTGTACCCCAACAGCCCTCCATGGACCTAAGAGAGATAGCATATCAAGTTCATTATTAGTTAAGTTCCTTTTTCTAGGTTGACTCATTACTGGGattttccatctgttttccaAGACATATGAAGTCCCCAATACAATCACTCCATGAAACCTAACCTGAAAACTGCCTCTTCGATCACATTCTAATTTTTAGGAGCTCAACACACAATGTGGCCAATGCTAGAAGGAGTTGACTGCAAAAGTATAATTATGGGTTCTCCAAAACAAGCTAAATTTGCGAGAATGGGTTGACAGTTACTAATTAAGATCTCATCTCTGTATCGGGGGAAATACTGGAACCTCACAAATGAGCAGCAATTTCAATGACAACTTGCTATGCAAAATTTGGGGGCAATCCAAATGAAAATGTGGGTACTACAGCTCTGAAAACCTACACCTACCCATCCCGCCTCCCCAAATTCATCTCTCTTCACTCTCCCAATAACACACACCGTGTGGGCTGCTCCAATTCGAAACCGCAAGACAACTGACAGATGACATTCACATGCGTGACATATCCTCATGGGTGTACTTGGGGACTACACGATTTTTGGCACACCAGCTATTAATTGggcccttttctctctcattaaaaCATACTGAAACACAAGCAGGCACGAGCGATGCTGTTATTAGAAGGATAACCTTGAATCCATTCCAACTTGTAAGTAATAGTAAATCACTCGGCAATGTCGGTATGTTCACTCCTCTCAGAGACAAATTATTTATGGTAACACTTTACAACCAATCACAACACATCAGCTGTGGCTAACAATGGCTCCTCTTGTCACATCAGTGACCTGCCATGCTCTCACACGCCTCTGCATGTGCTTTTCCCTCCGCTCCAAAAGGTCTAAAACCCCACCTAATAAGTCCACAAAACCAGTTTGTTGATTGACTGaaggactgaatgaatgaagtgctTGCGACCTCTGATAAGCCTCCCACTGCGTTTGTAATGTTTGCACCTTGGGCCACAGCCACGCtccaatgaaaaataatattgtgTTACGAATAGGAAAGTCAACTGTGATTATGGGCAATTTTCTTAACCAGAAAGCATTGAGTAGTAAGATGCTTTGCAGCTGTACGTTTTTATTAAGGaccatttaaataaacataaaacatgttTGCCAAGAGAGGGTAAAAAGACGGATGCAAATTTCAGCCAGAAAATAggcacattcattttttttttttttgcatttgcctTAAAATGTGCCCCTAAAACACCAATTACCCTTGGATGTCATTTTTGACCAGCGACAGGGACCAGAAATAGTGACTTAATTTAGGCAGGAGTTTACTAGGACATAATATGGCTACTGTGCCTGGCGTCTTTCTTGGTCATAAAAGCAGTAAGGAAGTATGACATAACGTGGTGATGGTAAATCAGAGCCTGAGCCATTTTGGTTGGCAGAATTTGAAGGACAAACATTACTTCAGGAGCAGAGAAGACGTGCCTAATTACCTCCGTGCCTGGGCTGGGTTCCCTGCAGCTTGGGTCGTTCCTGGACTCAGGTGTGTCTACACGGCCCGGGGCCACGTGTGCAGGGGCAGCATGGCTGGGTGAGGAAGTGGGCACCTGGGAATGTGAGGACCGGCCAccgaccccctccccccccccacccccacaccacctCCTCTCCAGGGAAGTCAGGCAGCTGAACCAAAGGAGAAGGCAACCTCCAGGGGCCCTATGGAGCCTACAAGGATTGAGACTGGGGAAAGAGGTCCCCGCCACTGGTCCCAGCCGCTCTGCTTGTGAAGTGGCAGGGAGCTGAGGCCCTGGCATTTGTGGATCTGCTGTTTTTACCTCTGGCCAGCCCAAACCACCTCCTCCTTGTCTCCTGAGGTTTCCCCATCTGCACACAGCTGAGGCCCGAATTGGCTTGGGGACTCACCCCCACCGGGACTGACCACGGTCTCCAGAGGgagtcttcctctctcctcctggcttgctGCACTTTCAGAGCTCAGAAACCTTCATTCCTCCGCAGCTTTTGTTTGACACTGATAACCCTCTCCTCTCTcgcttctgtttttttctgtctgtctgtctctgtccctttACGGAAATCGGCTCCCCTCTCATAGTAGGGTAGACTAGAGTAGAATCCCAGCAAGGCTTTCCCTGGGGGTGTCCATCTCTTTgtcagagcttttcttttttttctctcattccttaCTGGTATACCCCGAATCCCAGTAATTCtccacattttttcattttaattgcagcaacacacacagaacataaaattgacatttttaaaaagattttatttatttatttatttatttaagagggagagagtgatggagagggagagaaacagagatcaggaccctgagatcaggacctgagctgaaatcaaggtcggaggcttcaccaactgagtcgCCTGGTGCCccgacatttttttaaatccaaaatgtGTGTATTGGGATCATTTCCCACTCCTCTTCGTCTTGGGTGCTTTCAGTGCTGCGTCTGCTTGGAGGAACCTGCTTCTGTAAGCCTCGCTTTTCCTCCCGTGGGCTGGCAGAGGACAGTGGAGCAGCCAACACACAAAACTACGATTTGTACATGGCTCAAGACAGTAGTGACTCTGTTGGATCCCAAGCACTTCATGCCTGTGAAGCAGGAGCCggggctctgtgccaggtgcttctTCTTCTTGCGCTTCCTCTTCACCTCTTCCAGGGATGGGTGGAGGAGGTCCTTCGTGAGGAGGTCCTTCTGGTGGGGTGGTTGTCGGCACCAGAAAGGCCATAAAATTGACATGTTAGCAATTTTCAAGTGTCCAGTTCAGGGGCATTAAGCGCATTCACCCTGTGGCACGGCATCTTTCTCCAGACCTCTTTTCGTCTTCCCAGACTGAAACTGCACATTAAACAACTCTCCTTTTGCCCCGACTtcaagcccctggcaaccaccattctactttctgtcactaGGAATGTGACTACTCTAGGTGCCTCCATGTAAGCAGAATCatacagaattttcattttttttttttttttggtgacaggctgatttcacttagcctcatgtcttcaagtttcatctGTCGTGTACAGCACgtgtcagaatttcctccctGTTTAGGGCTGAATGATATGCCACTGTATGGACATACCACCTTTTGCTTACATTGCTTCCATCTTCCAAACTTCCCTCTGAAGTGTGGAAACATTAGGCATGAGTGCCCAAAGGGCTAAAGCTCTCCAGTGCCCCATGCTCTGCTCTCCAGAATGCTCATCTTGGACTGCCAACAGCCTCCACCAGGTATTATTAGCGGGTAGACCAGTTGCTCAGTGGTTGGCACACTCTTGtgcttaatcttcacaacaacggAGTAAGGTGAGTGTTACTCCCCTGTAACAGAGTCTTCTactgagacacagaaaggctAAGCCACTTGCCTAAGGCCAAACAGTTAATAAGTAGCAGAGCTTGGATTGGAAACCCCTAGTCAGGCTCGTCTAACTCAGACGCATCACTCCCAGTGCCCATGCAAGGCCCAGAGGCCCTCTTCCACCAGTTCCTTCTGTTTGGTTTTAGACTGGGTTGGTTTGTAAGAATAGTAGAGCTGACTCTACCCATTGACAGACCACTGACCACATGTGCCTGGAACGGCCCATTGGATCCTGAAATCCTGGCCGCCCcccctcctgcacacacacatgcatgaacacacactctctctcacacacacacacacacacacacacagagttccgAAATCATTCTACTTTGGGGGCTGTCAAGACTTCTCTATTGCTGTGTAAGCCAGGCAGCGAGCATCATTGAGATGCTGGGATTTGTATTAACTTTGTTCATCAATTAGCCAAAAGAAGCCACACCTGGACTCTGGACTTGGTTCATGTTCTTGGACCCACAACTCTTCCATAAGCTATTTGTTTCACTTCCTCTCCGGAGGCAATCTGCTCTTGAAtggactaatttttaaaaagtatccagCATTTGAAAATGCTAGAAGAATTAGGCTTGAGGCTTTTGGCAGATGTTTACCTGTTCATGTAAGTGTGACTTAGAAGCCCGGGGAACATCATTTTCTACCAAGGAAAAGAAGGGCTGAGGGGCCTCATGGCTGAGacttgggtgtgtctgtgtgtgtgtggaggggtgcCCCATGGAGGTGAGAGAAAGCCTAGTGGGGCTGGGAACTtgcaaatagaaaacacaaactcAACTGCTTCAATTTTGCCAGGAGCTGGCCAAGTCCATAGCTCTCTCGGATGCTACCCCAAAGGCTGGCCAGAGTGGCTATGCACATGCCGGTACCCTGGGCAGCAGCAGGCCCAGCTGGGTAAACAGAAGTGCAGGAGCAAAACAAGTCAATAAATCATGGCACGGCTCTAGGCTGCCCcagtcccctcctccctcttcctttccagctCCCCCGGGTCTCCCTATCAAGCAAATGGGCCCAGGTGTCCTTTGATCTATCTCCTTGCCCTTCACAAGGGAGAAACATATCTATAGGAAGGGTGAGCTCAGCCCCACCTGTGACCTGCCCCAGGGCTCCTTGCAGGGAGCTGTGAGCTTCACACATCCAGCTGCtaatggcaaaaaagaaaagcagacctGGGGTGTTTGAGAAGCTACAGGCTGGCCTATGGTTAGAGAGGCCCTGGGTGGTTGACCTTTAGAGAGTTATAGAGATGAATGGGCCTGTTCTCCACCTCAAGCAAGAGCCACTGCTTATACTAAGCACACAGAGCCCTGATGGGAGCAGAGCTGAGCTCAAACTCCACCACCGCTCCTTTGCCTTGTGTTTTTCATACACATCCTGTGCTCAAATTTGGAGCTCTCACATTTTGGAGATCCCTCATCCTGCTAGTAAATGGACATATCACCCACTGTTGGGTCATTGATCCTTCCTCCAGGAGGCCCACATAGCATCCTGTTCTACTGGATAGAGCTCTTCTGATTGCTGTACCCCCAGTGCTTAGAATGGTGCCAACTTCGTTCTAACAGTGCCATAAAGCAGATTAAATACTTGttgagttgaatgaatgaactggcATAATGTAATGGTGGAAAGGTCAGTCTCTGAAGTCAGAACAGAATTCTAGCCCAGGTTCTGCCAGTTTGACCTTGGCAAAAATAACTTCCCTTGGCCTTGGTTTTCTTGTCTATAAAGTAATAGTATCATAAAAAGAGTAAtgtgtgaattaaaaaaaatgcatgtactGCACTGAGCCAGTGCATGACCTGTAAGTCCTCAgtaaaatgttagttattattattattttgtatatcaaCTCCAGGCAACTGGTCTAGATTGCTGGGGGGTGCTGAATTGAGGATTCTGTGGTCTCAACCCAACTTGATGGAAAAGAGTGCTCTAAGGCCTGCTAGGAGTGAAGACAGGAGAAGTGGGAGCTTACTTACAGGATTTGCCTTCTCTAGTTTGGCCATGAAAATGGCCAACACTGAACCATCTGGAATACTCTTCAGGGAGAAGTACATTGTGTACATCTGGCAAACTGCTTTTATCATCCATGCAGGTGTAAGAAAAAAGCTTAGGGATTCAGTGGGGACTGCCCCCCACAGTAATGGCAGGGGTGAAGAGTAGGTCTGCCTACTAAAATTCCAAAACTATTCAAATATCCCTCTGCTTTCCCAAGGGTCagaaataacattctttttttaaagatttatttatttatttgagagagagaacatgagtggtgAGAGAGggccaaaggaaagggagagaatccttaagcagactcgccactgagtaTGAAACCCCACACAGGTTTCAGTcctaggatgctgagatcatgacctgagtcgaaatcaagagtcagatgctcaacagactgagccacccagatgccccagaaataGCATTCTTCATCAAAGAAGCAGACCCTGATGGGAAGGCACTCCCCTATTCTTGAGTCTCTGGTTCTTTAAGAAGAATGACTGTCTTTCCATGTGCTTGAAGCCTGTCAAATGGCACACACTATATTTCAAACATGTGAGTTGACATCATGTGAGCAATACTGCACTCATTTCCAAAGCTATTTCAACTTCAAAGGACATGTCAACCACATTAGTCCCACCTAGGTATGTAGCACTTATGATCAATAGGTACCTGATGGCCAAGAAGACTTAGAGGCCCATGTATATTTAGAAATGGAGCCAAGAAAGGGAATTTTTGACTAAAGGTAAATGAACCTAAGTCTTGTAAAGTTTGAGTTCAGCTGTAAACACAAAGCACATGAAGTCAGAGAAAGTCTTAAATTCTCTATCTGAAAACACTCCAATGACATCATCTCGAACCTGTGAGTGTCTTTGGGGTCTGGAGAAGTGTGAGCCAGGAAGCCtccatgaagggaaaaaaaatgttgccagAGACTTCTGGCTCTCAACAAAGCAGTAGGGTGGACTTCGGCTCTGAGGGGCACTGTGAGGGTAGGAGTATGACCTCTCACTCCCCATTCCCTTAACCACCTTTGCCAAATAACGAACTTGCCTTTGTACATTACTTGAAAAATACCTAAAGAACACCCTGCTCTCCAGAAATACCTCCTTCTTGGCCTCTCCAAGAGACTTGGACTCTCCcaagtcaccttttttttttttttttccttttaacagctTCAGGGCTTGACATTCCTCATGATCAGAGAATTTGGACAGGGTAACTTAGGGAGGCCTTAGCAAACAAGAACACGTGACTCAAGCAAGTAGATGCCATCTGGTCAGTTAGTAGGGCTTGTGGGGAAGGAGCACTCAACAGGGAACCAATTATGAGAGTAGTCTCAGGGCCTAAGGTCCCAACGAGGGGCCAGCGACCTCAGAGATCTAATCCCAGGACCTGGCTACTTGAGGCCACTAGGGGCTGGACACAGCAGCATAAGAGGGAGATTTGAGGGCAAAGAGaacaaatgtttacattttgCCTGGAGTCATGCTGAGCAGCACTTTTCTCAGAGTCCTTCCTTCTCACAAGACAGAAGGGAGACAAAGCTGAAAGACTGCTCGCCTCCTTCTCCCTGTATAACTCCCTCCCTTGCCAAATGAATTGGATACAAAGGGGCCTGTGAATGACTGTATTTGGCAGAAAGGCTAGGTCCCCTCTTTATGGGTTGCTTactgataaagaatttataatAGTCATTCTCTAAATagaaagaatttcatttttgccTCACACCTGGGCAAAACTATGGACAAATACTCTTTAtgaatacagatgaaaaaatcctcaacaaaatgcagAATGGGTGAATCCATGGAGACAAAAAGTAgactagtggttgccaagggctaggAAGAGAGGAGAATGAGGAGTAACTGTTAAATGTGTATGGGGTTTCCttctggagtgatgaaaatgttctggaactacaTAGCACTGATgattgcacaacagtgtgaatgtaccaACTGCTGCTGAATTGGACACATTGAAATGAttgaaatggtgaattttatgttgtgtgtatgTTACCGAAATAATAAaaagtcttcaacaaaatatAGTTGATCCTTGAAGAATGCAGGGGACAGGGGCACCAATCCCCCCATGTagtaaaaaatccacatgtaacttttgattccccaaGAACTTAACTAATAGCCTACTGATGACTGAAAGCCTCACCAAAAACGTAAACAGTCAActgacacatattttatatgttatatgtattatatactatattcttacaataacataaactagagaaaagaaaatgttaagggAATCATtagggaggggagcctgggtggctaagttggttgaacatccaactcttggtttcagcttgggtcatgatctcagggttgtgggactgaaccctgtgtcaggctctgcactggagCCTGCTTtggattcactctctccctctccctctgcccctcccccgccctctctctttcttaaaaaaaaaaaaaaaagaaaatccagagaaaatacatttatactacTGTACTGTGTTTATTGAAAAAGATCTACATATAAGCAGACCTACGCATTTCAAGCCCgtgttgctcaagggtcaactgtacccCAATATTGAAATCAGCAAtgtataaaaaggattatacacaatgaccaagtgggattttttccccaggaattcaaggttggttcaacatatgaaaatcaatccCTATAATATGCTATAGTAATAGAACAAAGGACAAAAGCCACACattcatctcaatagatgcaggacaaatatttgacaaaatcctgtatcttttcatgataaaaacattcaacaaactaggaatagaaagtaACTTCCTCAGTCTGTCAAatggcatctatgaaaaactcatagctaacataaaatttaatggtataaagactgaaaactttggggtgcctgggcagctcagtcagttaagcatctgccttcagctcaggtcatgatcctaggatcaagccacatgtctggctccctggtcAGGAGGGAGTCTagttgtctctctccctctgcccctccctccccactcattctctctctctctctcttgcccactctctctctctctctcaaatacataaaatctttaaggagcacctgggtggctcagtcagttaagcgtctgccttcagctcagatcatgatcccagagtcctgggattgagccccacattggggtccctgctcagcaagggaatgtgcttctccctctccctctgcccgtttGTGTGCCttctctcatgtgctctctctctctctctctctctctctcataaataaaatctttaaagtaaagtagagtaaaataaaataaaattttttttttaaaaagagcctgaAAGCTCTCTCCCTAAgctcaggaataagacaaagatttctactctcaccacttctgttcaacattgtACCCGAGGTTCTAACCAGGCCAattagacaagagaaagaaataaaaaagacatccATATTGGAAATAAAGAAGGGGAAATATCCCTATTCAATGATGAGATaatcttatatgtatataatcttacatatataattttatatgtgtatgtatatgtatggatataatcttatatgtataaattctaaagaatctatcaaaataacattttagagcTAGTAATCATGCTCAGCAAGATTGCAGGAtacaatatttacaaaaaaaaaaaag
Coding sequences:
- the LOC116582758 gene encoding 40S ribosomal protein S27-like, coding for MSILWPFWCRQPPHQKDLLTKDLLHPSLEEVKRKRKKKKHLAQSPGSCFTGMKCLGSNRVTTVLSHVQIVVLCVGCSTVLCQPTGGKARLTEAGSSKQTQH